One Chitinophaga parva DNA segment encodes these proteins:
- a CDS encoding ABC transporter ATP-binding protein has translation MKNPYINLLRTAWKYARNERKRYVFTYFLFICSNACDAANPIILGWLVGKLQHDTQHILRYTLIYVGLYLFFRLAVWAFHGPARIMERHLAFNLSRNFLQERYHQVLHLPVKWHQDNHSGATINRVRKAYESLRQFFDRGFMYLHALAKFLFSVIAMLYFSPLYGTIGILMGLGVILVVIRFDKPFIKAEEEVNEREHTVSATLFDTLSNIMTVITLRLESSVEKGLMAKVHAILRPFSRSARINEWKWFTADNTIGLIYCVITFGYVYQHWTPGTLFNVAGLVTLLGFVNNFTSVFQDITWQYTEIVQYNTAIETASLISEAYAAQHRPDEAPALPARWQHIRVEDLQFSHHAKDMERPQSLQHIHLDIRRGQRIAFIGESGSGKSTLLSLLRGLYTPERASLYVDGQPMLLDTVNESVTLFPQEPEIFENTIAYNITLGLPFPDAAVQEVTRRAHFAEVVAQLPMGMQSDIREKGVNLSGGQKQRLALALGILAARDSQLVLLDEPTSSVDPKTEMLIYEDLFRAFADKAVISSLHRLHLLRLFDYVYVLRQGRIVEEGSFEYLRAHGPIFQELWKHQENL, from the coding sequence ATGAAAAACCCATATATCAACCTCCTGCGCACCGCCTGGAAATATGCGCGCAATGAGCGGAAGCGGTACGTATTCACCTACTTCCTTTTCATTTGTTCCAACGCCTGCGACGCGGCTAACCCGATCATTTTAGGGTGGCTGGTAGGAAAGCTGCAGCATGACACACAACATATTTTAAGGTATACGCTGATCTATGTGGGATTGTACCTCTTCTTCCGGCTGGCGGTGTGGGCCTTTCACGGGCCTGCGCGCATTATGGAAAGGCACCTGGCGTTTAACCTGAGCCGGAATTTCCTGCAGGAGCGGTATCACCAGGTACTGCACCTGCCGGTGAAGTGGCACCAGGATAATCACAGCGGGGCTACCATTAACCGGGTGCGCAAGGCGTATGAGTCGCTGCGCCAGTTCTTTGACCGGGGGTTTATGTACCTGCATGCGCTGGCCAAGTTCCTGTTCTCCGTGATCGCCATGCTGTATTTCTCTCCATTGTATGGTACCATTGGCATCCTGATGGGCCTGGGCGTGATCCTGGTGGTGATCCGGTTTGACAAGCCTTTTATCAAGGCGGAGGAGGAAGTGAATGAAAGAGAGCACACCGTATCGGCCACTTTGTTTGATACCCTGTCCAATATTATGACCGTGATCACGCTCCGGCTGGAAAGCAGCGTGGAAAAGGGTTTGATGGCTAAGGTGCATGCCATCCTGCGCCCGTTTTCGCGCTCGGCCCGCATCAATGAATGGAAGTGGTTTACGGCCGATAATACCATTGGCCTGATCTATTGCGTGATCACGTTTGGCTACGTGTACCAGCACTGGACGCCAGGCACCCTGTTCAATGTGGCCGGGCTGGTAACACTGCTGGGGTTTGTCAATAATTTTACGAGCGTGTTCCAGGATATTACCTGGCAGTACACGGAGATCGTGCAATACAATACCGCCATTGAAACGGCGTCCCTGATCAGCGAGGCCTATGCCGCACAGCACCGGCCGGATGAAGCCCCTGCCCTGCCGGCCCGCTGGCAGCACATCCGCGTGGAAGACCTGCAATTCTCCCATCACGCCAAAGACATGGAGCGGCCTCAAAGCCTGCAACATATCCACCTGGACATCCGCCGGGGACAACGTATTGCGTTTATTGGTGAAAGCGGCAGTGGTAAAAGTACGCTTCTCTCCCTGCTGCGCGGGCTGTATACCCCCGAACGGGCAAGCCTATACGTAGACGGGCAGCCCATGCTGCTGGATACGGTAAATGAATCGGTGACGCTCTTTCCACAGGAACCGGAGATCTTTGAAAACACCATTGCGTACAACATCACGCTGGGGCTGCCTTTCCCGGATGCAGCGGTGCAGGAAGTGACCCGGCGGGCGCACTTTGCCGAAGTGGTGGCGCAGCTTCCCATGGGTATGCAATCAGACATCCGGGAGAAGGGAGTGAACCTGAGCGGCGGCCAGAAACAACGCCTGGCACTGGCCCTGGGCATCCTGGCTGCGCGCGACAGCCAGCTGGTACTGCTGGATGAACCTACGAGCAGCGTGGATCCCAAAACGGAAATGCTGATCTATGAAGACCTGTTCCGTGCCTTTGCAGATAAAGCGGTGATCTCCTCCCTGCATCGCCTGCACCTGCTGCGGCTCTTTGATTATGTGTATGTACTGCGCCAGGGCCGTATCGTGGAGGAAGGCAGTTTTGAATACCTGCGCGCCCACGGTCCCATTTTCCAGGAATTATGGAAACACCAGGAAAATTTATAA
- a CDS encoding BT_3928 family protein — MKLLLNILRIVVGVLFIFSGLVKANDPLGLAYKMDEFFEALHLVFLSPYSLYLSVCLNVLEILCGVAMIFGYAMRFFSSLILILITFFTFLTAYALFSGKIRECGCFGDCIPLSPQATFWKDVALEVMIIIIFLYRKTITSLLGRNGSIMVLLTTFLVSIGVQLYALQHLPYVDCLAYKIGNNIPEKMKLPPGATPDVYETVLIYEKNGERKEFTTDNFPWQDSTWKYVDRRDKLVKEGNAVPAIKDFSLKDFDGGDHTQELLAETKPVYLLMVQNVHEAGEDWEESIRNLQQQLRAGKIELVGVTASAKPDVDTFTAHRGLLFPFLSMDATAIKTAARNNPTLILLDKGTIRAKWAYRDFPSFKN, encoded by the coding sequence ATGAAACTACTCCTGAATATCTTGCGTATTGTCGTAGGCGTGCTGTTCATTTTTTCCGGCCTGGTAAAGGCCAATGACCCGCTGGGCCTTGCTTACAAGATGGACGAATTCTTTGAAGCCCTGCACCTGGTGTTCCTTTCGCCCTACTCCCTGTACCTGTCTGTATGCCTGAACGTACTGGAGATCCTTTGTGGCGTGGCCATGATCTTTGGCTATGCCATGCGTTTTTTCTCCAGCCTTATCCTCATACTTATTACCTTCTTCACCTTCCTCACCGCTTATGCCCTCTTTTCCGGTAAGATCCGCGAGTGTGGCTGCTTTGGGGATTGTATTCCTTTATCTCCCCAGGCTACTTTCTGGAAAGACGTGGCCCTGGAAGTAATGATCATCATCATTTTCCTGTACCGTAAGACCATCACCTCCCTGCTGGGGCGCAATGGCTCCATCATGGTGCTGCTCACTACCTTCCTGGTCTCCATCGGCGTGCAGCTGTATGCTTTGCAGCACCTGCCTTACGTGGACTGCCTGGCTTATAAGATAGGCAATAACATTCCCGAGAAAATGAAACTGCCGCCCGGCGCCACACCCGATGTGTATGAAACAGTGCTGATCTATGAAAAGAACGGCGAACGCAAAGAATTTACGACCGATAATTTCCCCTGGCAGGATAGCACCTGGAAGTACGTGGACCGCCGCGATAAACTGGTGAAGGAAGGCAATGCCGTACCGGCTATCAAAGACTTTTCCCTCAAGGACTTTGATGGAGGCGATCATACCCAGGAACTACTGGCTGAAACCAAGCCGGTGTACCTGCTGATGGTGCAGAACGTGCATGAAGCAGGCGAGGACTGGGAAGAAAGCATCCGCAACCTGCAGCAACAACTGCGGGCCGGCAAAATAGAACTGGTAGGCGTTACCGCCTCCGCCAAGCCGGATGTGGATACGTTCACCGCCCATCGCGGGTTATTGTTCCCTTTCCTGTCTATGGATGCTACGGCCATTAAAACAGCGGCCCGCAATAATCCTACACTTATACTGCTGGACAAGGGTACCATCCGGGCCAAGTGGGCCTACCGGGATTTCCCGTCCTTTAAAAACTAA
- a CDS encoding DHH family phosphoesterase, which produces MKPIEDIKPLLEAPKKVIVTMHQKPDADAMGSSLAMYHYLRKLGHTVTVISPTNFPDFLKWMPGCEEVIDFESMQDKAVAALEQVDLLFCLDFNTISRTKNLAPYLEALHCVKILVDHHLEPQPNFDYGVSDTTASATALLIYETIVKLGDAQYIDDAIAQCLYAGTVTDTGSFRFASTTSRVHRMVADLMDRGLKHELIHQAIYDNFLENRLRFLGHSLLYRMEVFYEYNTVMMAIPYTDLKKFDLQTGDTEGLVNFPLQIQGIKMAALIIDRHQEVKLSFRSKGGFDVNTFARKYFEGGGHFNAAGGRSTDSLERTVERFIKALEENEEALR; this is translated from the coding sequence ATGAAGCCGATCGAGGACATCAAACCTTTACTGGAAGCCCCCAAAAAAGTGATCGTTACTATGCACCAGAAGCCCGATGCAGACGCAATGGGCTCTTCCCTGGCCATGTATCATTACTTGCGTAAGCTGGGCCATACGGTAACGGTGATCTCGCCCACAAATTTCCCGGATTTCCTGAAATGGATGCCTGGTTGCGAAGAGGTGATTGATTTTGAATCCATGCAGGATAAAGCCGTGGCGGCTTTGGAACAGGTAGACCTGCTTTTCTGCCTGGACTTCAATACTATTTCCCGTACCAAGAACCTGGCGCCCTATCTGGAGGCGCTCCATTGCGTGAAGATCCTGGTGGACCATCACCTGGAGCCCCAGCCCAACTTCGATTACGGGGTGAGCGATACCACAGCCAGCGCTACCGCACTTTTAATTTACGAGACCATTGTAAAGCTCGGGGATGCGCAGTATATTGACGACGCCATTGCCCAATGCCTGTATGCCGGCACGGTGACCGATACGGGCTCTTTCCGTTTCGCTTCCACCACCAGCCGCGTACACCGCATGGTAGCAGACCTGATGGACCGCGGCCTGAAGCACGAACTCATCCACCAGGCCATTTATGATAACTTCCTGGAAAACCGCCTGCGCTTCCTGGGCCACAGCCTCTTGTACCGCATGGAGGTTTTCTACGAATACAATACCGTGATGATGGCCATCCCGTACACAGATCTTAAGAAATTTGACCTGCAGACCGGTGATACAGAAGGGTTGGTAAACTTTCCCCTGCAGATACAGGGGATAAAAATGGCGGCCCTCATCATAGACCGCCACCAGGAAGTGAAACTGTCTTTCCGCTCCAAAGGCGGTTTTGATGTGAACACCTTTGCCCGCAAATATTTTGAGGGTGGAGGCCACTTCAACGCAGCCGGCGGCCGCAGTACCGATTCCCTGGAACGGACCGTGGAACGCTTCATTAAAGCATTGGAAGAAAACGAAGAGGCACTGCGTTAG
- a CDS encoding pyruvate carboxylase, translating to MSLRKIQKLLVANRGEIAVRVLRAAAELRIRTVAIFTYEDRYSLHRFKADEAYQVGPDDAPLKPYLDIEAILYLAKAEGVDAIHPGYGFLSENVQFARRCQEEGIIFIGPRAEVMAQLGDKVAAKAMARQAGIPMIADSQLPLLTAATALQEAARIGFPVIIKAAAGGGGRGMRVVHTPALLEAAWLEARSEAEKAFGDGTVFLEKFIAHPKHIEVQLLGDNYGNIVHLYERDCSVQRRFQKVVEIAPSPNLPVHTRNEIHHYALQLARAVGYNNAGTVEFLVDEDHRVYFIEVNPRIQVEHTVTEAVTGIDLVRSQILIAQGHQLSDPEIFLGSQEAVQVNGFAIQCRITTEDPENHFKPDYGTVIAYRNAGGFGIRLDEGSTYSGVKISPFFDSLLVKVTAWGRTLGGACGRMHRTLREFRIRGVKTNMRFLENVINHDIFRKGNCTVSFIDQHPELFHLGLTQDRGTKALLYLADVTVNGHPDIKHAGPHRRFRTPAVPPFDAREPFPPGQRDRLKAMGRERFSQWLRNEQPVYFTDTTFRDAHQSLLATRVRTRDMLAVAEGFARQHPQLFSMEVWGGATFDVALRFLHECPWARLRQLRKAMPNMLLQMLFRGTNAVGYGAYPESLTATFIEKAWEQGIDVFRIFDSLNNAKAMAPSIRFVRERTEALAQAAISYTGDVRTSSKYNLQYYTDLAKRLEDAGAHLLCIKDMAGLLKPAAAPILVHALREAVQLPVVLHTHDTSSLQGATYLNAIDAGVNVVDVAIASLSGLTSQPNFNALAAALEGHPRAQHLDVPSLNAYSNYWEDVREYYYPFESDLKAGTAQVYENEIPGGQYSNLRQQAESLGLGDKLELIKHNYQVVNQLFGDIIKVTPSSKTVGDMALFMTANNLDAAAVLDETRNLAFPASVVDFFRGALGEPYGGFPEKLQRIVLKGEKAMPEAPVVADFDQDMASFQLRFPHTDVLDYLSYRMFPKVFEEYYHHRQRFGNVESIPTPAFFYGLKQGEEILITLSKGKTILVKLQYVLPADEHGMCWVEFELNGYARRIQVRDHKVKSIVKSNRKVGNPGHEIGAPLQGKLSKLLVAPGDKVMERMPLFIIEAMKMETTVTATRNAVIKAIHLAEGAMVMQDDMVVELHEAGASTTS from the coding sequence ATGTCGCTCAGGAAAATTCAGAAACTACTTGTTGCCAACCGTGGTGAAATTGCCGTGCGCGTGCTGCGCGCCGCGGCGGAATTACGTATCCGCACTGTTGCCATCTTTACGTACGAAGACCGCTACTCCCTGCACCGTTTCAAGGCAGATGAGGCTTACCAGGTGGGCCCTGATGATGCGCCCCTGAAGCCTTACCTGGACATTGAAGCCATCCTGTACCTGGCCAAAGCGGAAGGGGTAGATGCCATCCACCCGGGCTACGGCTTTCTCAGCGAGAACGTGCAGTTTGCCCGCCGCTGCCAGGAAGAAGGGATCATTTTCATTGGCCCGCGGGCGGAAGTAATGGCCCAGCTGGGTGATAAGGTAGCCGCTAAGGCCATGGCCCGCCAGGCCGGTATTCCGATGATTGCAGACAGCCAGTTGCCATTGCTCACGGCCGCCACCGCTTTGCAGGAAGCAGCGCGTATAGGCTTCCCCGTTATTATCAAGGCGGCTGCCGGCGGTGGCGGACGGGGCATGCGCGTGGTGCATACCCCCGCCCTGCTGGAAGCGGCCTGGCTGGAAGCCCGCAGTGAAGCGGAAAAAGCTTTTGGCGATGGAACGGTGTTCCTCGAAAAATTCATTGCCCATCCCAAACACATTGAAGTGCAGCTGCTGGGCGACAACTATGGTAATATTGTACACCTTTATGAGCGCGATTGCTCCGTGCAGCGCCGCTTCCAGAAGGTAGTGGAAATAGCACCCTCGCCCAACCTGCCGGTGCATACCCGCAACGAGATCCACCACTATGCCCTGCAACTGGCCAGGGCCGTGGGGTACAACAACGCCGGCACCGTGGAGTTCCTGGTGGATGAAGACCACCGCGTGTATTTTATTGAAGTGAATCCCCGCATCCAGGTAGAGCATACCGTTACGGAAGCGGTAACGGGTATAGACCTTGTGCGGTCCCAGATCCTCATTGCACAGGGGCATCAGCTGTCAGATCCCGAGATATTCCTGGGCAGCCAGGAGGCGGTGCAGGTGAATGGTTTTGCCATTCAATGCCGTATCACCACGGAAGACCCGGAAAATCACTTCAAGCCGGACTATGGCACCGTGATCGCCTACCGCAATGCCGGTGGTTTTGGCATCCGCCTGGATGAAGGCAGCACGTATTCCGGGGTAAAGATTTCCCCCTTCTTTGACTCCCTGCTGGTAAAGGTAACTGCCTGGGGACGCACGCTGGGAGGGGCTTGCGGCCGCATGCACCGTACCTTACGGGAATTCCGCATCCGCGGGGTAAAAACCAATATGCGCTTCCTGGAGAACGTGATCAACCATGACATTTTCCGCAAAGGCAACTGCACCGTGAGTTTCATAGACCAGCACCCGGAGCTTTTCCACCTGGGGCTTACGCAGGACCGGGGCACCAAGGCCCTGCTGTACCTGGCGGATGTAACGGTGAACGGGCACCCGGATATTAAACACGCCGGCCCACACCGCCGCTTCAGAACGCCCGCCGTTCCTCCATTTGATGCCCGGGAACCTTTTCCCCCGGGCCAGCGGGACCGGCTGAAGGCCATGGGGCGGGAACGTTTTAGTCAATGGCTGCGCAATGAGCAGCCGGTGTATTTTACAGATACCACGTTCCGCGATGCCCACCAGAGCTTACTGGCCACCCGCGTGCGCACCCGGGATATGCTGGCCGTGGCGGAAGGTTTTGCCCGCCAGCATCCGCAGTTGTTTTCCATGGAAGTATGGGGTGGCGCCACGTTTGATGTAGCCTTGCGCTTCCTCCATGAATGTCCGTGGGCCCGCCTGCGCCAGCTGCGCAAGGCCATGCCCAATATGTTGCTGCAAATGCTTTTCCGGGGCACCAACGCGGTGGGGTACGGCGCCTACCCGGAAAGCCTCACTGCTACCTTCATTGAAAAGGCCTGGGAGCAGGGCATTGACGTGTTCCGCATCTTTGATTCACTGAACAATGCAAAGGCCATGGCGCCCAGCATCCGCTTTGTGCGGGAGCGTACGGAAGCCCTGGCGCAGGCGGCTATTTCCTACACGGGCGATGTGCGGACCAGCAGTAAGTATAACCTGCAGTACTACACAGACCTGGCCAAAAGACTGGAGGATGCCGGCGCCCACCTGCTTTGCATCAAAGACATGGCGGGCCTCCTCAAACCCGCGGCAGCGCCCATCCTGGTGCATGCATTGCGCGAAGCGGTACAACTCCCCGTGGTGCTGCATACGCACGATACGTCTTCCCTGCAGGGCGCCACGTACCTCAACGCCATTGACGCCGGTGTAAACGTGGTGGACGTAGCCATTGCAAGCCTGAGCGGGCTTACCTCCCAGCCCAACTTCAATGCCCTGGCAGCCGCGCTGGAAGGGCATCCGCGGGCACAGCACCTGGATGTGCCTTCCCTGAACGCGTACAGTAATTACTGGGAGGATGTGCGGGAATACTACTATCCCTTTGAATCCGACCTGAAAGCCGGTACTGCCCAGGTATATGAAAATGAAATTCCCGGCGGGCAATATTCCAACCTGCGCCAGCAGGCAGAATCCCTGGGCCTGGGAGATAAACTGGAGCTGATAAAACACAACTACCAGGTGGTGAACCAGCTCTTTGGCGACATCATCAAAGTAACACCCAGCAGTAAAACAGTAGGGGATATGGCCCTGTTCATGACCGCCAATAACCTGGACGCGGCGGCTGTACTGGATGAAACCCGCAACCTGGCCTTTCCCGCATCCGTGGTGGATTTTTTCCGGGGAGCGCTGGGCGAGCCTTACGGAGGCTTCCCGGAAAAGTTGCAACGCATTGTCCTGAAAGGGGAGAAGGCTATGCCGGAAGCTCCGGTGGTAGCGGATTTCGACCAGGATATGGCCAGCTTCCAGCTACGTTTCCCGCACACCGATGTGCTGGATTACCTGAGCTACCGCATGTTTCCCAAGGTGTTTGAAGAATACTATCATCACCGCCAGCGCTTTGGCAACGTGGAGTCCATTCCCACGCCAGCCTTTTTCTACGGCCTGAAACAAGGTGAGGAAATACTCATCACCCTCAGCAAAGGCAAAACCATCCTGGTAAAACTGCAATACGTACTGCCGGCCGATGAGCACGGGATGTGCTGGGTGGAGTTTGAACTGAACGGCTATGCGCGCCGCATACAGGTAAGGGACCATAAAGTGAAAAGTATTGTTAAATCGAACCGGAAGGTGGGCAATCCCGGTCACGAAATAGGGGCACCGCTGCAGGGCAAGCTCTCCAAACTGCTGGTGGCCCCGGGCGATAAGGTGATGGAGCGCATGCCCCTGTTTATCATTGAGGCCATGAAAATGGAAACAACGGTAACGGCCACACGCAATGCCGTGATCAAAGCCATCCACCTGGCGGAAGGCGCCATGGTAATGCAGGACGATATGGTGGTGGAACTGCATGAAGCAGGGGCTTCCACGACATCATAA
- a CDS encoding DUF1599 domain-containing protein: MKQTLHQYQQALDGCKEIFLKKAADYGTSWRVLRPISVVDQLFIKAQRIRNIQELGVQKVEDRIDSEFQAIVNYGIIALIQLDKPEGNPYEDMPLPEVQQRYEAKAAFVQRVMEAKNHDYGEAWRDMSQESFVDLILTKLLRIKQILRNDGKTLVSEGIDANFVDIINYALFALIKIAEA; the protein is encoded by the coding sequence ATGAAACAAACGCTCCATCAATACCAGCAGGCCCTGGATGGCTGTAAAGAGATCTTCCTGAAAAAAGCGGCCGACTACGGCACTTCCTGGCGCGTGCTGCGCCCCATTTCCGTGGTGGACCAGCTTTTTATCAAGGCACAACGCATCCGCAATATCCAGGAGCTGGGCGTGCAGAAGGTGGAAGACCGCATTGACAGCGAGTTTCAGGCCATCGTGAATTATGGGATCATTGCCCTCATACAGTTAGACAAGCCGGAAGGGAACCCTTACGAAGACATGCCCCTGCCCGAGGTGCAACAGCGCTACGAGGCCAAGGCAGCCTTCGTACAACGTGTGATGGAAGCCAAGAACCACGACTACGGCGAGGCCTGGCGCGACATGAGCCAGGAATCCTTCGTAGACCTCATCCTGACAAAACTTTTACGTATTAAACAAATTCTCCGCAACGACGGCAAAACCCTGGTTTCCGAGGGCATAGACGCCAACTTCGTAGACATCATCAATTATGCCCTCTTTGCGCTGATCAAAATAGCAGAAGCATAA
- a CDS encoding nucleoside-diphosphate kinase — MSNRTFTMIKPDAVQNGHIGGILDMICKAGFRIVAMKQTRLSAEKAGEFYAVHKERPFYGELVEFMSSGHIVAAILEKDNAVEDFRKLIGATNPANAEEGTIRKKYAESIGRNAVHGSDSNENAQIEGDFFFSGLEKF; from the coding sequence ATGAGCAATAGAACATTTACCATGATTAAGCCGGATGCCGTGCAGAACGGCCATATCGGTGGTATTCTTGACATGATCTGCAAAGCTGGCTTCCGCATCGTAGCCATGAAGCAGACCCGCCTCTCCGCTGAAAAAGCAGGTGAATTTTACGCAGTGCACAAAGAACGCCCGTTCTATGGTGAACTGGTAGAATTTATGAGCAGCGGCCATATCGTAGCTGCCATCCTGGAAAAGGACAACGCCGTGGAAGACTTCCGCAAACTGATCGGCGCTACCAACCCTGCAAACGCCGAGGAAGGTACCATCCGCAAGAAATACGCAGAATCCATCGGCCGCAACGCTGTACACGGTTCTGATTCCAATGAGAACGCGCAGATCGAAGGCGACTTTTTCTTCAGCGGTCTCGAAAAATTCTAA
- the cdaA gene encoding diadenylate cyclase CdaA: MKDVIHFYGMDFRWLNVLDLLLVVFLVIQLYRLLKGSLAFNIFLGLLVVYAVYFLVRFLEMPILSNILQNFINVGIIAIIIIFQPEIRKFLLVLGKKTPLSKDSFLTKLFLPDKFKSYREEEHVINEIVTAVSHLANRNVGALIIIATTYRVKFDSAASITIDSNVSARLIECIFEKGSPLHDGALIVVGHRILAAKVILPVSDNPDLPTRVGLRHRSAVGITEHSDNLAIVVSEERGTISYAEDGTLTMDVSPEDLKSKLYTLLVDGYA, encoded by the coding sequence ATGAAGGATGTGATTCACTTTTATGGAATGGATTTTCGCTGGTTGAATGTACTGGACCTGTTGCTGGTGGTATTTCTGGTGATACAATTATACCGGCTGCTGAAGGGCAGCCTGGCTTTTAATATTTTCCTGGGCCTGCTGGTGGTGTATGCCGTGTACTTCCTGGTCCGTTTCCTGGAAATGCCCATTCTCAGTAACATCCTGCAGAACTTTATCAACGTGGGCATCATTGCCATCATCATTATTTTCCAGCCGGAGATCCGCAAGTTCCTGCTGGTATTGGGCAAGAAAACACCGCTGAGCAAAGACAGTTTTCTCACCAAGTTATTCCTGCCGGACAAGTTTAAAAGCTACCGCGAGGAAGAACATGTCATCAACGAGATCGTCACCGCAGTCAGCCACCTGGCCAACCGGAATGTGGGCGCCCTCATTATCATTGCCACCACCTACCGCGTAAAGTTTGACAGTGCCGCCAGCATCACCATTGACAGCAATGTGAGCGCCCGCCTGATCGAATGTATCTTTGAAAAAGGCAGCCCTTTACATGATGGGGCCCTCATTGTAGTGGGGCACCGCATCCTGGCCGCCAAGGTGATCCTCCCCGTGTCTGATAACCCGGACCTGCCTACCCGCGTGGGCCTGCGCCACCGCTCCGCCGTGGGTATCACAGAGCACAGTGACAACCTGGCCATTGTGGTATCTGAAGAAAGGGGCACGATCTCTTATGCGGAGGATGGAACGTTGACAATGGATGTGTCGCCGGAAGACCTCAAGAGTAAGTTGTATACGCTGCTGGTAGACGGGTATGCGTGA
- the folP gene encoding dihydropteroate synthase yields MAHSSFKNTALRGDFTIRCGGKLLDLSQPRVMGIINVTDDSFFADSRTRALADVVTKAGRLLSEGATILDLGAQSTRPGATKVGAPEEVERLLPAIRAILQAHPDAIISIDTFYASVAAACVEAGAAIINDISAGDLDAAMLSTVGALKVPYMAMHMQGTPDTMQHNPQYGDVVKEVLDYFVQKIAACKAAGIDDVIIDPGFGFGKTIAHNYTLLKHLEAFHILEVPLLVGVSRKSMIYKVLGSTPQEALNGTTVLNTLALERGAHLLRVHDVSAAMEAVKLVGLMKEMP; encoded by the coding sequence TTGGCCCATAGCAGTTTCAAAAATACAGCTTTACGGGGTGATTTTACCATCCGCTGCGGGGGAAAATTACTGGACCTCTCCCAGCCCCGCGTGATGGGCATTATCAATGTGACCGACGATTCCTTTTTTGCAGATAGCCGTACCCGTGCCCTGGCCGATGTGGTGACCAAAGCCGGCCGCCTGCTGTCAGAGGGCGCCACCATCCTGGACCTGGGCGCACAAAGCACCCGGCCCGGCGCCACCAAAGTGGGTGCCCCCGAAGAAGTGGAACGCCTGCTGCCCGCCATCAGGGCCATTTTGCAGGCCCACCCTGATGCCATCATTTCCATCGATACTTTTTATGCCAGCGTGGCCGCCGCTTGCGTGGAAGCCGGTGCGGCCATTATCAACGACATCAGCGCCGGCGACCTGGATGCCGCTATGTTGTCCACCGTGGGCGCCCTTAAAGTGCCGTACATGGCTATGCACATGCAGGGCACGCCGGACACCATGCAGCATAACCCGCAATACGGGGACGTGGTAAAAGAAGTGCTGGACTACTTTGTACAAAAGATAGCTGCCTGCAAGGCCGCCGGCATTGACGATGTGATCATTGACCCTGGCTTTGGCTTTGGCAAAACCATTGCCCACAACTATACCCTGCTCAAACACCTGGAAGCATTTCATATCCTGGAAGTCCCGCTGCTGGTGGGCGTTTCCCGCAAATCCATGATCTACAAAGTACTGGGCAGCACACCCCAGGAAGCACTCAACGGCACCACCGTACTCAATACCCTGGCCCTGGAACGGGGCGCACACCTGCTGCGTGTACACGATGTATCCGCCGCCATGGAGGCGGTGAAGCTGGTGGGGCTGATGAAGGAGATGCCTTAG
- a CDS encoding FKBP-type peptidyl-prolyl cis-trans isomerase yields the protein MKKNTLLLAAAAGFMLASCGKSVKKTPGGIEYTVFKAGNGPQLKVGDTAMMNITQRLNDSVLADSRKIIGAPVPVLVQKSGEKYDLMEGIALLKVGDSARFTIPWDSLPEFQRPPFGKKGDKINITFAVAGLYSQSAQRAADEKAIQDYISTNKLQTTKTPEGVYVAVTEHGTGEAPKTGDTVYVHYTGKLLNGKVFDSSLDSTLRPGMPINPIKFPLGQGFVIKGWDAGLATLKKGDKATLVIPSTLAYGLQGSPPAIPANSVLVFTVQLVDVKAGKPAPATPPAAPAVKK from the coding sequence ATGAAAAAGAACACACTGCTGCTCGCTGCTGCTGCCGGTTTCATGCTGGCCAGCTGCGGTAAAAGCGTTAAAAAGACACCAGGCGGTATCGAATATACCGTGTTCAAAGCCGGCAACGGCCCCCAGCTGAAGGTCGGCGACACGGCGATGATGAATATCACGCAACGTCTGAATGACTCTGTACTGGCCGATTCCCGCAAGATCATCGGCGCACCGGTACCCGTACTGGTACAGAAGTCCGGCGAAAAATACGACCTCATGGAAGGTATCGCCCTGCTGAAAGTAGGCGATAGCGCACGCTTCACCATTCCCTGGGATTCATTGCCTGAGTTTCAACGTCCTCCCTTTGGTAAGAAAGGTGACAAGATTAACATCACCTTTGCCGTGGCTGGCCTCTACAGCCAGTCCGCACAGCGTGCTGCTGATGAAAAAGCCATCCAGGACTACATCAGCACCAACAAGCTGCAGACTACCAAAACGCCCGAAGGTGTATACGTAGCAGTAACTGAACACGGTACCGGCGAAGCGCCCAAAACAGGTGATACCGTGTATGTACACTACACTGGCAAACTGCTGAACGGTAAGGTGTTTGATTCCAGCCTGGATTCTACCCTGCGTCCCGGTATGCCCATCAACCCCATCAAGTTCCCCCTGGGTCAGGGCTTCGTGATCAAAGGTTGGGACGCTGGCCTGGCTACCCTGAAAAAAGGTGACAAGGCCACCCTGGTGATCCCGTCTACCCTGGCTTACGGCCTGCAGGGCAGCCCCCCCGCAATTCCTGCTAACTCTGTACTGGTATTCACCGTACAGCTGGTAGATGTAAAAGCTGGTAAACCTGCCCCCGCTACACCGCCCGCAGCGCCAGCCGTTAAGAAATAG